Part of the Salvelinus fontinalis isolate EN_2023a chromosome 1, ASM2944872v1, whole genome shotgun sequence genome is shown below.
ggggtggataggAGGTGGCCAGAGGGTGGAGGATATTTTTTAGTACTGTACAACAAATAAAACCAGTCTTAGAGGAGCATAACAGTACTTGTTAGTAGTCCTCATAAGAAAAGCTAAAAAGGCCATTTGTGCACCCCGGGATCACACAACCCTGGGTTCACATAGGGCCACATAAACCTGCACCAGCACAGTACTAGCTCTAGGCCAGATTTACATGGATATTCCTTGTCTTAGTCACCTTGCTAATCTCAAACCCAAACACTTCTTCAAAGTATGCAGGTTGGCTGATGAGGAGCAAGTAGAAGGTCCAGCTTCTACAGAAATTGGCCACGATGATGGCGTAGACTGGCATCGAAGTGAAAAAGGCTCTCCAAGGTGTGTTCCATTTCTAGAAGGACCAGAGAACATTCAATTTACAGTAAGGAGGCAGGCAAAAGTGCAtggtaaaatacaaataaaacattGAGTAGATACTGGACATAATACCGAATACAAGATACCGACATTAAAATGTTTTGCGTATTATGACCAAATCATTCTAAATGATCTAAAATGTATTGTGTATCTCAACCAAAGTCACTTACAGATGAGTTGTAAATGATGTGAGAAAAATGCTACtatacatatgtaggatcttaattttgagccagtttgctacagcaggaaaatgatcctgcagcaacaggaaatgtgaattattatgtggtcTATAATAAATGTACATTTTTAGTAGGGGTTGATATAtcttttgttagggcaaatcaagtctgacattttaaagtggaaattacacactttagaagcctttttaaacattGAATACTCTACAAGCTTGCATTTCCTGTTGTGCAGGAAAataattctcagcaacaaaagagtgatcaaattaagatcctacatctgtaaataCCATGACTTGCATGGGATTTGTGCCATTTGTGCtagcatttggaaacagtgccagggaaactaaaccaaagcatggattgctgtcatactttGTCCATAGATTGCTTACAGGAGTAAGAAGACCAACATTTCATTTTGTAATTTGAGTGAACTATCACTTTACAGCTTTTGTAACAGCCACCACATTGAGACCAGGGTTGATCGTGATCATCTTATCATGATTCCATTGTGTGTTCTAAAAGACACCATATCccctatatcgtgcactacttttggccactTCAGATGAAGACACTGTTAAAAATAAATATTAGTTTAAAGGCTCAAAACCCCTAAATCACATCGTCAGAACACAGCAATGAGGGGGCATGAAAAGTGGATCTGCAGAGGAAGTGAAACAAAGTGATGTTTAGCTTAGAAGCGAGTTAGTGGATAGTAGAATTGGTAGTAGACTAACCGTAACAGGTGTAGAGTTAGCGGCTGACATTCCGATAGCCTCCTCAATGTATTTCCGCTCCTGTTCTGTGATGGTGGGGTGGGCTGCCGGGCTCTCGTACGACACCAGGATCCAAAAGAGATACCAGAAGATCCCAAAGCTGCCTGCGAGGTGGAAGGTAGAGTGGAACGAGTGGAGAGAAAAGAGTAAGAATAGAGAAAATTAGATTTCTTAAAGCTAGGACAGACTGAGGGTCAGAGCTACAGTGCATACGTTTCACAACCAATTCATAAGCCTTTGTAGCATTTGCATACTTGAACTTAACTGAAGGATTGTTCACTTTTGCACCGCTAACCGATACAATCCATTTCCACTAGCATTGCTACATTCTCCAAAAATGCTAGCCAGGAGATTTAGGACTTTGCTAAATACCCAGATAACCAGGGTtgtggtcaattccatttcaattcatgaAGTACACTAAAATTCAAACTgtcttcaatgcttttcaataaGGAAAAATGTGAATTTAAATTGGAGTTTGGTCCACATTTTGAATTGACTGAagtttaaatggaattgaccacaACCCTGCAGCGAACTTTTTAAAACGGTTTGGAGGAAACAACCACAGTCGAAGATAAGCTTAACTTCACATAAAAGTGAACTACACATGTAGGATCTTAATCTGAGCCATTTTGCTAAAGCAGGAATATAATCCTGCAGCAAGAGGAAATGTGTATTATTATGAGGGttgtaattaatggacatttttgtaggggttgaaagATTTTTTGTAAGGGGAAATCAGTTCAAATTTCAAAGTGAAAATTACAaatttcagaagcctttttaaaccttaaatacactacaagtttaaaatgtcctgcattgcgggaaagttctcctgcaacagggtgatacAATTAATATCATACACCTGTATCACTTTAAGTTAGATACAGTTATGACAGAGGTTACTAACCATAAACATAGAAAACAGATGACCACCCTGAATACTGGACTAGAACTCCAGCCAGTGGCATGGCTATCACGGCTCCTGCATAGGACCCTGAGATACAGAGGCAGACACACTCAAACATGAGTGAGACAGAAAGGTCAGTCATATGGAAGTGCACATCAATAAACAACATTGCTTTGGAACTAGAACTACTATCTTGAGCAATCCTAGCATGATTATTAATGATTACAATGGTAGAAATAGTCAAAGTAGATGTTGAGATGGTTCCAGTCATATAGGATCATGGAGAATTAAGTCATCGCAATAAGTTATATTAATTGTAGTGGAGAGCACAACTGTGACCCTTTGTAGTGCCCAGacaaagacaggagagaggatgacagaaGAGTGAGTTGACCTCACCACAAAACGCTGTCGTGGCCAATCGACTTCTTTCAAGAGGTGGGGCCCACTTTGCCCAGATGCCGTGGCACGCTGGGTATGAAACACCCTGCGAGAGAAAGAATTACAGTTAAGTGACCAGGAACTTTTCATATTTGCAGTTATACTGAAAGGTTCCTGACAACTGATTGTTTTCTCTATGGTGAACTGGCCACTGACCATGTCATAATTTATGAGGTTTTCTTTCTAATATGAAAATCTCCTAAAAATCCatgacatcacttcctggtgtAACTCTTTCTCTCATAGGGTGTTTCAGGTGAAATGCACTCTACACGAGAAATAAAACCTTCTCGTCATGTATGACACATGGCCAGTGACCAGTTCACCATAGAGAAAACAATCAGTTGTCAGCATAGTGAACACTGATGTATGCTAGGGAAAGCCATGGAATGTAGCCAAGCACCTCCACGAGTCCTTGACATATCCTGACAAGGATAACACAGGCAATGTGAGTTCGTGCTGCCGAAGGGATCAACATATTCAGGCATGAGGTGGCCACTATGGCAAAGCCAAAGACTCTGCGTGAtagagggggaaaaaagagggaatAGAATCAGATATgtacctacactcttagaaaaaaaaggtgctatctagaacctaaaagggttcgtTGGCTGTaccaataggagaacccttttaccAGGAACCCTTATTGGTTACAGATAGAAACCTTttagttccaggtaaaacccttttgggttccatgtagaaccctttccacagagggttctacatggaacccaaaagtgttatacctggaaccaaaaagggttctcttatggagacagccaaagaacccttttggaaccctttttttctaagactgTACAATAATAGTTATTGAAATATTCACAGCATATTATTCACATATAAGTATAAGCAGCTGACCTGTTGGCTGCAAATTTTTGACAGATGAATCCCCCGGGTATTTGGGTTACTATGTATCCCCAGAAAAATGACCCATGGATCATTCCAACCGTTTCTGGTTCCCAGTTGAACTGAGCTTtctatggagagatggagagagtgagaaaaaaaCAAAAGGAGAGTTCAAGGCAAAGAAATGGGAAGGAAAAAAATACATGTGAGATCGCTAAACCAAAGTAGGTGACCCTTATTACCACGCTTCAATGGTAATCATTGATTAAAGCCTTATCAACCCAATAAAAGACAAAGGTGACAATCAAACTATTTAATTGCGATTAGATGAACCTAGCAACTTTGAGAGCCACCACGTTTTCACTAGCTGTAACAATCCTCTTTTAGCTAGTGCAACATGGCATGCGTCTCGTGTTTGCTGGTCAATAAGGTCATTATCATTATCGATTTAGGAGAAGGAGGTAAAGCCAAACCAACCAGATTGGTCCAACTCTCTGACTCTTTGAGAGCATGCAATACCATCACTGACAATAGAGATTCAGTCTCCCAAAAAGTCACACATATCACTCATGGAAACAAGAACCATAAAGGGTTTTTTGGCTTGTCCCTgtaggagaaccatttttggtttctGGGAGAACCTTTCATCCAACAAAGAACACTCAAGCGATGGAAAAGGTTCCATgaatactgagcaaaaatataaacacaacatgtgaagtgttggtcccagttTCATAAGcctaaataaaagatcccagaaatgttccatacgtatAAAATGTGAATTtctttcaaatgttgtgcacaaatatgtttacatctctgctagtgagcatttatcctttgccaagataatccatccacctgaaaagTGTGTCATAtcatgaagctgattaaacagcatgctcattacataggtgcaccttgtgctggggacaataaaggctactctaaaatgtgcagttttgtcacacaacacaatgccacagatgtctcaagttttgagggagcatgcaattggcatgctgactacaggaatgtccaacagagctgttgccagagaactgaatgttcaattctctaccataagccacctccaacatcgttttagagaatttgtcagtacgtccagccggcctcacaaccgcagactacgtgtaaccaagccagcccagggccaccacatccggcttcttcacctgtgggatcatctgagaccagccacctggacagctgatgaaattgaggagtatttatgtctacaataaagcccttttatggggaaaaactaattctgattggctgggcctggctaccCAGTGGGTGAGCCTGTTCTCTCCAAAGCCcaaccatggctgcgccccttcccagtcatgtgaaatccatagattagggcctaataaatgtctttcaattgactgattatcttatgtatatatatactttaactcagtaaaatggttgaaattgttgcatgttgcgtttatatttctgttcagtatagaaCACTACCCGTCCTCAaattgtcaggttttggccaggactgttctggttttggtcagtagatgtccccattgcacctgttttgaaccttttgttttttccttgctctaattattgtttgcacctgtatgtcgttcccttgttagtatttaaaccctgtgtgttcctcagttctttgctcagtgtttgtatgttagcacccagccccagccttgttgtgaacatatattttctcttgttggattttccagaggttctctggttttgttcttgtgttttttggattagtcttttgaggtttgttttttcccttgctgttcttaccactgtggattttctttgtattttggaagatatccattttttgccttttggctttattttggacattgtggatatatattctttgcctgaagatcttgttcttttattaaaccaccatctttagtactgctgtgtctgcctcatcttctgggttctgctgattattagtgactgtttctcgcaccgggtcctgacagaaacactgagccattaatatgaacccagaggcagccagtacccaggacttttttcccatgctgtcccaccacgaggggactgtccaacgtcacgaagctgctctggttcagcaagaggccttactggctggacattctcaacttctgtcggagatgatgacttccataaagcagatttctgatcaactttcccctgcaaccgcttctgctccagttcatcagaTTCTAGTGCCCGTagcagttaaccccctggctgaacctcgtctgccgcctccccaacggttctcaggtgatccgagtgtttgtaagggtTTTTTtacccaatgttctctctccttcgagctgcaaccctcgtcgtttcccaccgaccggtccaagatagcatatatcatcaccctgctgtcggaaaaagccctagcctgggctactgctgtgtgggatgcccaaagtccctgctgtgccagctactctacctttgctgaagaattcaagcgagtgtttcaaggtccCACCAGCggtcctgactcagccaaacagccccTGACGctccgccaaggtcggcgcagcgtgacggactatgccatccagttccgcacggtggcagcagcgagtggctggaacgacgaggcgctcacattgtgctttttgaagggtctttccgacaccatccaagatgaactggccactcgggaaccaccggacaacctcgagtccctgatcaagttggcttcacgcatagaccagcgtctgagagagagagagctcaaccgtagatctctcaccctagctcctatcggttccagctccgagtctccacctttatcctcgctgactccaccggaacccatgcaggttggacgcatctcccaggctgagagagaccgccggatgagggagcgatgctgtctatattgtggcaaaccgggccatttcctctccacgtgtcccgggctccagggaaaacgcactctcccgtgcaggcctgggaggactgtaacgggaaacataacctcctcccatccgtccaactcccgcctgctcattccagttaccctttcctgggacaaccacgagcttccccttcaagccttggtagactctggagccgcaggtaacttcatggatggtgtctgggcgaaggagaatggagttccctctgaacctctaagtgatcccataagggttactacgctggatggaagccctttgggatctggacttgtcactcgtgtcactacccccttgcgactttcagtttcccaacaccaggaagtgatgaactttcatctgaccTCGTGTTCCGAGTTTCCTCTCGTCCTTGGatacccctggcttcacagccataaccctcacatcgactggtctgtgggcacgatcaagcagtggggtcctacgtgccaagccacttgtatcttcccgagttccccgagttcccctcccgagtctctagaatccatcgacctgtcccgagttcccgagtgttaccatgacctcaaaccggtatttagcaaacagagggccaccaaactaccaccccatagaccttacgattgccccatcgacctgtttccgggcacctgcccccccaggggtcggatcttttccctatCTCCTCCCGAATGAGcggctatggatacctacatcaaggacgctctggcagcaggcctcatgcgttcatccacctcgccggcgggagcagggtttttctttgtggctaAAAAAGACGGGGGATTACGtccttgcatcgactaccggggacttaatgccataaccgtccgtaaccgctacccgctaccccttatggccacagcctttgagctgctccaggaagcagtggtcttcactaagcttgacctgcggaacgcataccatcttgtgcggatcaaacccagtgacgagtggaagaccgctttcaacacgcctactggtcactacgaatacttggtgatgcccttcggcctgaccaacgccccggctgtgttccaagcactcataaacgatgtgcttagggatatgcttaacattttcgtgtttgtttacttggatgacatcctcatcttttcaagctcccttcaagaacacactaagcatgtcagacaagtgctcaaacgcctcctagacagccatttgtacgttaagccggaaaagtgtgaattccattcctctcgagtacaattcctgggatttgtagtggaacccggtcgagtccagatggaccccaagaaggtaggggcggtagcggattggcccacccccaagtccgttattaaggaagttcagcgtttcctgggcttcactaacttctaccgcaagttcatcaagaacttcagctcggtggcagccGCTCTCACAGCtttaaccaagggtggcaacacaaggtttctgtggggaagagaagctgagacggccttccaaggactcaagcagcgaaacctctctgctcccatcctgacactaccgacggcggatgaaccttttgtggtggaggtagacgcatcagaggttgttgttggagctgttctgtctcagaggggtgaagacaagaggcttcatccttgcgccttcttctctcatcggcttaccccggccgagaggaattacgatgtgggggatcgtgaactcctagcggttaagatggcattgaaggaatggagacactggctcgagggggcttctcaaccgtttcaagtgcttacggaccacaaaaatctggagtatatccagcaggcgaagcggttgaactccagacaagctcgatggtctctcttcttcagccgattccagtttatactcacctatagacccgggtcgaagaatctcaaaccggatGCCTTGTCACGAgtctactctcctgccattcgagaagatactgacatgactgttcttcctgccgctaagatcgtggctccaatctcgtggcaagttgaggataccgtgagacaagctcaagccatcgaaccgggtcctaaaggaggtcctgccaatcggttgtttgttcccaaggcagcaagatcccaagtccttctgtgagggcactcctctcgcctcacctgtcacccgggcgtaggtcgcaccttggagttcattcagcgtaagttctggtggcccaccataaaagaagacgttgccactttcgtcaaggcctgttccgtgtgctgccagggcaaatcttctcacctccgccctcaaggactccttcatcctttatctattccccaccgaccctggtcccatatctcgttggactttattactggccttcccccgtcccatggtaatactactatcctagtcatcatcgacaggttttctaaggcggccaggtttgttctcttgaccaaattaccttctgccaaggaaacagctgagttggtgattaaccatgtgttccgagtctttggcatcccgcaagatatggtttccgacagaggtccccagttcgcctcaaggttttggaaggccttctgccaactcataggggccacggccagtttatcttcagggtaccatccggagtccaacggacaaactgagaggatgaatcaggagctggaaaccaccctcagatgtatggtttccaacaacccgtccacatggtcatccttcattgtttgggccgagtacgcgcacaacaccttgtgctcctcctccactggtatatccccgcacgagtgtcagtttggctatgctcctctattgttcccggaccaggaggcagaagtcagagtgccttcagcctcgaggttcatcaaacgctgtcggcttacgtggaagaaggcccgtcttaatcttctgcgttcctcacagcagtaccaacgacaagccaacagacgtcgccgtcccggtcctaccctgtaccccggccagagagtatggctctcaacaaaaaacttaccgctacgggtggagtctcgcaagctgtcccagagattcatcggtccctttaagattgccaggagagtcaatcccgttacttttcgcctgcacttacccagatcccttaagatcaatcccacatttcacatttctttactaaaacctgttgttttttctccccttatcccggcaggcagacctccccctccgccccgtatcatcggaggccagtcggcttataccgtccaccggatactggactcccgccgggtgcagcggtcctggcagtatctggtggactgggaaggctacggtccagaggagcgctcctgggttcctgccaaggacatactggaccctgacctcattcgtcagttcagggccctccaccctgagaaggctggtaggaacgtcaggagccgttcctaggagggggattctgtcaggttttggccaggactgttctggttttggtcagtagatgtccccattgcacctgttttgaaccttttgttttttccttgctctaattattgtttgcacctgtatgtcgttcccttgttagtatttaaaccctgtgtgttcctcagttctttgctcagtgtttgtatgttagcacccagccccagccttgttgtgaacatatattttctcttgttggattttccagaggttctctggttttgttcttgtgttttttggattagtcttttgaggtttgttttttcccttgctgttcttaccactttgtggattttctttgtattttggaagatatcaattttttgccttttggctttattttggacattgtggatatatattctttgcctgaagatcttgttcttttattaaaccaccatctttagtactgctgtgtctgcctcatcttctgggttctgctgattattagtgactgtttctcgcaccgggtcctgacacaaaTAACCCTTTTACAACCCTTTTTTTACTGTATATCTCTGACTCTTGGACTCACCACGAGGATTGGTTTGTCGCCCTTGTAGATGGTTTGGTTGTTGACCATACTGACGATGGCCACGCCCAAGTTGCATCGGATGCCGAAAGAGATGCAGAAGCCCAGGCCGGAAAGGATGGCGATGATGTAGCGCCGTGGCAGGCCGAAGCAGGTGCAGTCCACCACGGgcatctccttctcctccacaATAACTGCCTGGCCCTCATCGGTGAGCTCGATGGTCTCGCCATTTTCCTGGCGCTTCTCTAGGATTCTGAGAACAAAGAGGAgagaatatatactgtatatatagagacAGTTGGCTTGTGACTTACAGCGACAGCTGTAATATACAGATGGCAAAGAGACATGATTCAGCAACATTGCACGGTCGAGAATTTTGTTGATATTAATTAAAAGTATTTGGAGACATATGTTACATTTacaagtaactgccaaaataaaggaaacacctacacaaaGTGTGTTAATAGGGCATTGGGGCACCACGAGCCGCCAGAGCAGCTTCAATATGCCTTTGCATAGATTCtataagtgtctggaactctattggagggatgcggcaccattcttccacgaaaaattccataatttggtgtctCAGGCACCACtcctgggttgagatctggttaTTGAGATGATCATGGCATATGGTTTCcattgttttcatgctcatcaaaccattcagtgaccactcgtgccctgttgatgggggcattgtcatcctatgtgagcacagccatggtagccaaaataatgggcaactggggctgcccagcatttttatacatggcaTGATGGTTAATTACTTAGGAAttgctcaggaaccacacctgtgtggaagcacctgctttcattGTACTTTGtaccctcatttactcaagtgtttcctttattttggcagttacctgcatATTCTTGTTAGCATCAGTCGGCGGTATgattgtgtaggtgtgtgtgtgtcttctatgcgtaatttttaaaaaaaatgtttttaattatccgttattttaccaggtaagttgactgagaacatgttctcatttacagcaacgacctggggaatagttacaggggagagtagggggatgaatgagccaattgtaaactggggattcttaggtgaccatgatggtttgagggtcagattgggaatttagccaggacaccggggttaacacccctactcttacgataagtgccatgggatcttttaatGACCCACCCataagacagcaccctacacagggcagatATTTGTTGTTTTTAGactagaggaaagagtgcctccttcTGGCCCTCCaaaaccacttccagcagcatctagtctcccatccaggaccaaccctgcttagcttcagaagcaaaccagcagtgggatgcagggtggtatgctgctggccagcTATGCAAGTTATTTAGCATGGTATTAAAAGTCCATGAGGTTGTATTAATTGCTAATGTATTTTAATGGCTATGCTTGACAACACAAACATATTTCAATTGTGTAAAAATCAAGACTCATCCAAGGCTGAGACTTTCCTTCCTGTAAACCTCTTTAAAAAATGTCAACCACCTCTGGCCACTTCAATGTCACCTTGGCCAAGCCATGACTTGCAGTGACAAGGCCTTGGCTGGCAGGCTGTGGTACAGTAGAGCTAAAACCATGAGGTGAAAACAGTACTTGTCTCTTTGGCAGATCTCAAGGCCCACCccgctctctcctgctctctcccgaCTCATCCAGCTCACTGAGCAAACATGCTAACGACCTGTGCCAGCCTCCAGTCTGGGAAACATCAAATATGTATTCAGCCGAGGCACATCATCCATTAAGCATGAGATCTGCCCGGCCCCAGTGCGAGGCTGTACCTCTGCTGCAAGGCCAGGGAATATGGGGAGATGTGGGGGAGACTGAGGTTTCATATGCCCCTGCTTTATGTACATTCTGGTCATATGTATTTAATGCTCAAGTGATTAGAGGGAAGGAGAGCCATTGGTTAAGAGCAGACTGTAGGAAGCGGTAGAACACTAAACTGTCAATCAGTCAGTGGTGAAGCCAGTATTGTTTGAACTGCAAAGTTGACCGTTTCTCGTCTGAGGAATCAGACTATTGGTTTTGTATATATTTTAGCTAGTTGGGTATAGTTCTTGggaatggtaaaaaaaaatgggTACCGCCTTGAACCACACTGTGATTTGATATGTTATACTTTTTTTTGCCAAGACCTTTTCATCCCTCCAAAATCTCACTTTTGTCATTTTACAGACGTATCAGAAACAACGTAATATGAAGTGGAAGGAGGAAACTGCTGTTTAAGGTAAAAAGCTTCACAGGAAACAGGGAAAGGTGATGCTTAGACGGTATGTCTCGCAAATATAGTCTCTGAAAATGGTACAGAAGACATTTTTTGATACATTTGTCCATATCAAGACAAAAGTATTTATCATACTGGGTCAATGCTCTGATATCCTTACCTACCAGAAACTTGACCAGAATTTCAGAACCACCAGGGCAATATCTACTGAGACAGACTACCCAGGTCCTGTCAAACCCATGATAAATCAAGCTAGGGTAAtctactgacagtgtcaccaaaaCAGTATGTAGACCAATGTCACAATGTCATAGCGATCTGTCACACAGCAGCACTGTCACTGGACACAAAAGGTGTGTGTCTGTCACCCCATCAACATGCAAGGCCATTTTAGAAGGTGAGCTCCCTATGTGGAGGCTTGAGAGTGGTGCATGGGTAAAATAGATATGTCCTCTATTACACCTTTGAGAGCAAACTTTATACCATATTTGGCATCAAACCATAGTTCACAAACTGTGCATTGCGGCAAGTCGACAACTGCTGTGGTATGCGGAAACCTGTGTACGCCAACACATGGGAGGAAGCAACATCCACAAAACGGGTGGCACTACGGTAGCCTGGCTGACGCGTCCCACGTGACCTACATCGAGGGAGAGCTGTGACACGCTGGTCTGGACCGAAAGCCGTTTGATAATGCAATAGTCGCTCAGACACTGAGGGGATGTATCGATTAGTTctcttaaatgtttttattttattgatttttttatCTTGGGGGGGGGGAGTTGAGACCTCTTTTTGTTTGGATTTGAA
Proteins encoded:
- the LOC129856409 gene encoding vesicular glutamate transporter 1-like, with translation MEIRPDRFKIVAGQTLGKLHKILEKRQENGETIELTDEGQAVIVEEKEMPVVDCTCFGLPRRYIIAILSGLGFCISFGIRCNLGVAIVSMVNNQTIYKGDKPILVKAQFNWEPETVGMIHGSFFWGYIVTQIPGGFICQKFAANRVFGFAIVATSCLNMLIPSAARTHIACVILVRICQGLVEGVSYPACHGIWAKWAPPLERSRLATTAFCGSYAGAVIAMPLAGVLVQYSGWSSVFYVYGSFGIFWYLFWILVSYESPAAHPTITEQERKYIEEAIGMSAANSTPVTKWNTPWRAFFTSMPVYAIIVANFCRSWTFYLLLISQPAYFEEVFGFEISKVGLVSALPHLVMTIIVPIGGQLADYLRTNKIMSTTNVRKMMNCGGFGMEATLLLVVGFSHTKVVAITFLVLAVGFSGFAISGFNVNHLDIAPRYASILMGISNGVGTLSGMVCPLIVGAMTKHKSREEWQYVFLIAALVHYGGVIFYGLFASGEKQWWAEPEQLSNEKCGILDEDELANETEELYRTSGEGGYGATIQAQDPNGGGGGGAGTWVSDWDKTEELVQPPGTNSYLYGGEEDRELT